The genomic interval attttatgtaattaacgtgaaattacatttatattaaaggAAGAATGTTCGATCTGGAAGGAGGCGGGACACAAGTAGAGGCAGATGATGAAACCATATCGGAAAGTACTATACAAGTATGTTTattagattttttttaagtaatccTTTACTTGAAATTTATATGAACATTCTATGGATAATAAAGaacaataatattttatgtatcaCCAATGTGTATTTCtataataatgtatatttttttaaactttttagGGTCAACGTATCATCTTTGAACATCTACCTGCATACATATTTGAACAAAAGCTGAAGGAAGATGCAACGGATAATAATTTTAGCGGATATTACAATGTAGTAAAGCATATCAGTGAACGTTATGGATGGGGCAATGATTTATTCAAGAAACTCAGTAGAAATATATCATTGGTGCACGATAGTTATATTGAGGGAGACGAATTCAATAGAAAGCGTTGTtatgatttaaattattggttatatgataatgtatataaaaatcttGAATCATCAAATACAAATGATACcgattattttaaagatatTTCTACAAAGCTTCAAGGAgtatggaaaaatattgttgATAATGAGTTTAAAGATAGACCTTATCAGTGTTATCCCGATAAAGAACTACTACTTAACATGGGTTATTTACAAGAAATTAAAgatttatttgatttttacGAAGATTataatgaaatgaaaaaggaaattattgCAGATACTTCTGGTTCATGTCGTAGATATGTTGAATACCTTAAACAAAGAATTCCAGTATATTACACATGGAGAGACTCTTGTAAAGTGCCCGAATATACATGCAAAAGATATATTGATGATTATATGAAGTATCGTCCAGCAAGTATTGTGCCGGATTTAAGTCCGTGGGTTGTTCTTACGTATCCTGGTAATAAATGTTACGCAACTgtttatgatatatttgtAAAGGCAAAAGAGCAGCCTAAACGTAATGAtggtatatataaaaaaaaaatggaaaagcttGAAAAGTTAAATCCTGGAAAAAGTTTACTTAACATTAGCATGGGAGAGGGATTACGAGgaagtgaattttttattcctggTGATCATGATGATTACTGGTTACGTCTAAAGTGGGATATATTGCTGTACATAACTGACGATATCACCCCACCTGTGCTAGGTATAGTGGGTACACTACTAATTTTTTGGGCCTTGTATAAggtaattatataaatttgcaGTTAAAGATATGCCAATTTTATGCTTTTAAGTTAAATAcactattataaaaattgtcatATTAATGATTACAATGTTGTttatgtgatttttttttagtttacgCCCATTGGTAAAACGGTGCGACGCACACGAGCAAAGGTAAGGAAACGAATTAGACCAAACATTAATTATGATGATATTAAGTTATTATATGGAAGTGAAGAATCTTTGAACAGCAGCACAGATTCTTATGATTATAATAATGATTATGATAATGATTATGATAATGATGATTATAGTGATAGTAATAGTTCGTATAATTTATCTTACGCTTCCACATTGGATTATTaattaagggaaaaaataatagtgCAGGATGCCAGTTTATTAAGAACCACAtcaaattaaatatttttaggGCGTGCCTCCTCTCTCGACTGTGCTTAAAAGGGAGGggcatatatgtaataacGTAACTGATACAATTATGAGGATAATCGAAAATAGTGGAacattcaattttttaataaaatgattattaGATTATTTGAGaaaggaatttaaaaaatgggtatTACTAGTGCATGAAAATTTAGTTATACAGGTGATTTCACATAATATGTACGTTATAAATGactttataataatgatacATTTGTTATctacaaaattaaattgcACACTTTTGTGGAAGCTGATTAACCCTTttgttatattatgtatattattgtaACAGTGCATACCCTTAATGTAAGATAATgggtataaaaataaataaggtTGCCCACGATTAATTGGAAATACGCTTACATTGcgcatatatacaaatttttttttgatgttataataacaaattatatgtgataattcataaaatgtattaattaGGCAACATGAACTTAACCTTGCTGCATAATAACACATCATCAATTTGGTAAAAAGTAAagaggtatatatatatattgaaaatatacTGGGATGTTGAAATTGCAAACAAATTCATTTACTTGTAATATctgatgaaaatataaacttGAATTAGATGTCAAATAAATACAGTTAAAACGGGAGAAAAAATCTTTTCCCGATTTGGAATTTGTGGGAACCACGTTAAGGTTTGGGTTTAGGTAATTCCTTGTATTAACTGCGAAAAAAGATTTAATTATTcgtattacatatttttttataatttcatcataaattaaataaatattgctTAACGTTATACTTAGTGTTTGCATAGTAATGATGATTTATTTGTAATAATGTTAACTCTACTATGAATGAATAcattacttaaaaataataaattgtgcgaaataaaaaatatattcgttttattatgtaaaatttattcaattatataaattatatcaaTATGTTTCTTAAAGAGAGAATAATTAATATCtacattttattacattataaatatataatagtgGGATCCTTGTTAAGTTACAGGttacactttttattttttatttaatgacAAATGTTATATACGTGATGGAATTAGTTTTACACCTACAAATATAAAGTTATAAATACGAAATAtgacataataaaaaaaaccctattattttaatgaaatataatatttttttaaaagaataatttttttaatttgagaAATATAGTATGAATTATATCATTCATTTTAACA from Plasmodium vivax scf_7152 genomic scaffold, whole genome shotgun sequence carries:
- a CDS encoding variable surface protein Vir 14, putative (encoded by transcript PVX_108770A): MFDLEGGGTQVEADDETISESTIQGQRIIFEHLPAYIFEQKLKEDATDNNFSGYYNVVKHISERYGWGNDLFKKLSRNISLVHDSYIEGDEFNRKRCYDLNYWLYDNVYKNLESSNTNDTDYFKDISTKLQGVWKNIVDNEFKDRPYQCYPDKELLLNMGYLQEIKDLFDFYEDYNEMKKEIIADTSGSCRRYVEYLKQRIPVYYTWRDSCKVPEYTCKRYIDDYMKYRPASIVPDLSPWVVLTYPGNKCYATVYDIFVKAKEQPKRNDGIYKKKMEKLEKLNPGKSLLNISMGEGLRGSEFFIPGDHDDYWLRLKWDILLYITDDITPPVLGIVGTLLIFWALYKVRKRIRPNINYDDIKLLYGSEESLNSSTDSYDYNNDYDNDYDNDDYSDSNSSYNLSYASTLDY